Genomic window (Candidatus Scalindua japonica):
ATCCATAATTTTACCATTGGCCAGAGAAAAGGATTGGGAATTGCATTTGGTGAGCCAAGGTATGTAGTTGATATCGACCCCGCGCAGAACACAGTTACCGTTGGGGTTGCGGAAAAACTTTTTAAAGACACGTTTACGGTCGATAATGTAAACTGGATTTCAATTGAAAAGCCGGAAATGGAGTTGTCTGCTTCAGTAAAGATAAGATACAAACATGATGCAGCACCGGCAACAATTTATCCACTTGAACAGAATCGTGTCAGAGTTAAGTTCAAGCAACCTGAACGGGCCATAACACCGGGACAGGCAGCCGTATTTTACGATGGCGATATTGTGATCGGAGGCGGATGGATTGAACGTTAATATACCACTTATAAATATTTCAGCACTGGATGAAGTAACCAAAGTCCTCGGGAAGATTGCGGGCTATGTCTGGAGCATGCCGCTGGTCATCCTGCTTGTTGGTTCCGGTGTCTATTTCAGTATACGGCTTGTTTTCCCACAATTCAGAAGGATTGGCCACGGTATCGCAGTTGCCAGAGGCAAGTACGATAACCCGGACGACCCGGGAGACATTACCCATTTCCAGGCGCTTTGCGCTGCCCTTTCTGCAACCGTAGGTGTTGGTAACATCGCCGGTGTAGCAATCGCCTTACATGCCGGCGGACCGGGAGCCATTTTCTGGATGTGGATAGCCGCACTCTTCGGCATGGTCACCAAATTTGCAGAATGTACTTTAGCGCAGAAATACAGAGTCATTCACAGTGATGGTTCTATAAGCGGCGGACCAATGTATTACATCGAGAAGGGAATGGGAAGCAGGTTCAAGTGGCTGGCCATACTCTTTGCCAGTTGTGGTCTCATCGCTACATTTGGCGGCGGTAATATGGTTCAATCTAATTCCATGGTCATCGCCTTTACCGATCAATTTGCTACTCAAAAGTTTTACAATGACACTCCATTGTCCAGAATGAACAATGGAGAAGAGACCAGTAAGACAGATGACACAGCACTTGTTATAAAAACACATAATGGAAAAACAATCGAGATTGATATCTCTCAGACTAAAACAGTTGGTGGTTTTTTAAATACCATAAATTACCATCCCGACAATATGTCTCATGCCGTCAAGGCAGAAATAGCCACAGACAGAAACAGCATTGAGTTTACAGATTTAACGGATGGTAAGCGTGAGTTTACACTGGTATCTCCGGATGGAGGTAAACTCATAAAGGACCTTGGTTTTTTAAATAACGATGGCAGTATCAATAAGCTAAGTAAAAATAAAATATCTACAGTGATACCAGAAAGAATTATTTTGAAGGCAATTCTAGGTATAATAATCTCCGTAATCGTCGGCATGGTGATTATTGGTGGTATCAAGAGGATTGGAAAGGTTGCAAGCAGGCTTGTACCCGTTATGTCTTCAATATATGTCGCGGGAGCGCTTTTTATAATTTTCTGGAACTATGACAAGATAATAGACTCATTTTATCTGATCTTTAAGCACGCATTTACCCCAACTGCCGCAACCGGAGGCTTTGCCGGGGCAACTGTATTATACGCAATTACATGGGGAGTCAGAAGAGCTGCGTTCTCTAATGAAGCGGGGCTTGGAAGCGCTCCGATAGCCCACGCTGCTGCGAAGACAAAAGAGCCAGTACGCGAAGGTCTTGTCGCAATGATGGGCCCGTTAATTGACACCATTGTTATCTGTACCATGACTGCGCTGGTAATCATTATAACTGGAGAGTGGACTGGTAAAGCAAATTCTTCGGTTTTAACAAAAAATGCCTTCAATGCGGGAATACCGTATTTCGGAGGTGTTATAGTCTCAATAGGGTTGATACTATTTGCAATATCTACAGCCATAAGCTGGTCGTATTATGGAAACCGTTGTGTAGAATACTTATTTGGCAGGAGAGCAATAATGCCTTACCGTTGGATTTACGTAATCGCTCTTTTTGTGGGTGCAGTGGTACGTTTGGAATTTGTCTGGAATTTTTCTGATATCACACTGGGTTTAATGTCACTTCCAAACCTCATTGCCATTATTGCCTTAAGCGGGGTAGTGATAGGTTTGACGAAAGACTACTTTTCACGGAAACATTTACGTACCAACTAAATGACTATTCCCTCTCTTTCGAAAGGAGTCAAATTCTGGAGTCCTCTCGAAAGAGAGACTGATCGTTGTCCACCATTACTGTGTTGCATGTAAGCAGATATAAATAATTTTGGAGAATTAATGCGAAACGAATATGACGTTGTTATAACTGGCTCAGGCCCTTCAGGTTCTGCAGCAGCAAAGGGGCTTGTAAATGAAGGACTGCACGTCCTGGTGCTGGAGAAAAAGAGACTTCCCAGGTATAAGATATGCTCAGGTATTATTTTCAAGAAATCCCAGAATATTACCGAGAAATATTTTGGAGTTATCCCAAAAAAAGCATACGTTACTCCTGAGTATTTAAAGGGAGTCAGATTCTGGTCTGAAAATGAAAATTATAAAGATTATCCTTTCAACAAAGATGGTATTGGAGCTCCGAATGTGTGGCGGTCAGAGTATGACTACTGGCTTGTTAAAAACTCCGGTGCAGAGATTAAGGATTGCTGCGCCTTAATAGACTTTAACGAGTCAAATGATTATCTCCTTCTTAAGATACACGATATTTTAAACGATAAAATAATTGATATCAAGTGTAAGTACTTAATAAGCGCGGAAGGTGGCAAATCTTTAATCAGATCAAAGCTTGATCCGGGATTTGAAAAAGGTCTGAAATGGTTTACTGCTTACCAGAATTACTTTGAGGGAAGTTCAAACCTGAACCCGAATTATTATCACGGTTTTCTGGAACCCCAATACGGTGAGGTCTACGCGTGGTTCAGCGTTAAGGATGGTTTGCTAGTCTTTGGTACTGCGGCAGCGAAAGGAAAAAAGATCAAGCCTTATCTTTTGAAATATACAGAGTTATTGGAGAAAAAATTTGATCTAAAGTGTGGAAAGATGGTTAGAAAATCGGGCTGTATTGGAAATAACATGAGCCCGGAAGGAAGGTTTTATCTGGGCAAAAACAACATCCTGCTTGTGGGCGAAGCAGCAGGGTTTCTTAATGCATTTGGCGAGGGCATTTCATGCGCATTGACTTCCGGCCTGTTTGCTGCTGAAGCTATAAGCAAAAGTATCAAGTCAGACAGCAATACACTTGAACTATATGCAGAATTGACAAAACGGGAGAGAAAACAAACAACTGCATCATGGAAACTAGGCGCAAGACTGGCAGGCAGAGATCTGATGCCGATTTAAAGTTCAGGGTGAAACAATGGATATACTCCACATAACTATTTTAACTCTTTCATTAATGATCATGTTTGGAGGACTTGCGGGAATAGTGCTTCCTATCATTCCAAGCACACCCTTGATATGGGTCGGCGTATTGATATATGCCGTTTGCGATGGATTTAAAAGCATAAGCTGGTCCCTTGTCTTGATCTTTGGAGTTTTAACTATTCTCTCAGTTATCCTTGATTATTTTGGAGGCGTAATAGGGGCAAAAAAATATGGGGCCACAAAATGGGGATTGATTGGGTCTGTTATCGGTGGTATTGCCGGTTTTTTTATGGGTGGAATAATTGGACTGGTTTTTGGTCCTTTCTTTGGCGCTGTCCTGTTTGAACTAATCTTTGGCAAGGATTTCAGGAGTTCGCTTAAATCGGGGATTGGGACCCTGGTCGGTTTTCTTGGTGGTGCAATAGCAAAACTGGTTATTGGCGTCATTATAATAGGCATTTTCATCTGGAAGGTGTTTTAGAGAAACAAACTATGATTCTACATAGAGAACTGGATATAGGAGAGCTTTCTCCCTGTCCATATCTGCCGGACAGGAAAAAGCAGATCAGATATTTTCTTGCAAGCGAGTTGAACGAATCTGATATTTCATTCTTACTTGAAAAAGGATGGAGAAAATTTGGTGTATATTTTTTCCAACCTTCCTGTCCCGATTGTCGCGAGTGTGTTCCTGTCCGAGTACTATCTGATGAATTTCATCCTTCTAAAAGCCAGAAGCGTAATATGAAAAAGAACAGGGACATTGATGTCGTTTTCGGTCCACTTAAATTCAGTGGAAGGGCCTTTGAGATCTACCAGAACCATTCAAAACAACGTTTCTCACAGGAATGCAATCTGGATGAATTTATTACCAGCTTCTTCTCACCCTCCACCCCAAGCCTTCAATCAGAATACTATCTTAACGGAGAGTTGATAGGTCTGGGTTTTCTGGACAAAGGTGAGGATTGCCTGAGCAGTGTCTACTTTATATACGACACAAAATTTTCTCATCTTGGATTGGGGACTTTCAGCATATTAAAAGAGATATACCACACTCAATCGCTTGGATTAAAATACTATTGCCTGGGTTATTATGTCAAAGAGTGCCAGAGAATGGCGTACAAAAATAACTTTAAACCGAGTGAACACTATAACTGGTTAAAGGACAAGTGGGAAGTCACGCTGGTATGAACAATTTCCCAATACCTGATACAAACACCATAATTGAGATCATAAAAACAGATAGTAAACATGTATCATCAATTATAACGCCTTTGCATGTTTGATAATTTATCCCTGTGGTCTAATCTCTCTTCGCATTCATCTAACCACTTTTTAATTTCGTTAACCTTAAATGGTTTGCAGAACGTTTGACAGCCAAGTCTATTAGCGTGTGCAAGGGTTTCGTTTGTCCATCTCCCTGACATGACTGCTACATTTTGAAACTTACACCCCATACTTCTTTGATGTTCTATGAATTCTAACCCTGTCATATTGGGCATATTAATATCAGTAATTACGATAGTAGTACAATACTCTTCCGGGCAGTCACACTCCTGATTTAAATACACGGGGCTGAAAAATGGCTCAGATGAAGCAAAGACTTCATATCCCCGATCTTTCAATATTTCACAGGTTAAACTTCTTATAGAATCATCATCTTCAAGAACAACAGCTTTTATTTTCATTTTCTATATTCCCCCTTTCCTTTCAGGCTTCGTAGCCTCCTCACAAGGTTAAAGTGAATAAAACATATCAACTAATTCTTTCCTTGTTATTTTATGGTTCATTTCTCAACAAGTTCTATCAGCTTAGATTGATTTCTTCATAAATCACGGTAATCTCATACTAATTACATATTATGGTTTTTAGCACAATTTTATGCGCTTTCATTGAACAATTTGAAATGAAAGGTTATGTGGGTAGTACTATCAGAGTAAGATGGTACTACATGTAGTGCAACATGTCAAGTATATTATTTTATTCCAATTGATTTAAAACGATCTAAAATAACATGGTATTTATACACCTCATACTGTAAAATCCTTCTTTAGAAAGGAAGCATAACAGTGGTTATCAATGTAGAACAAATTAAAAAACTGATTTTACCGTTGCTCTTAGCAGTATTTGCCGGCTGCGCCAGCACAATTAAACTTTCAGAACCCCCGTATATAACCCTGTCAAATATTAATATGCTTAATGTGGGTGTTTTTGAACAACGCTATCGTATTTTGATACGCATTCAGAATCCGAATGATGTTGTAATTCCTATTAAGGGTATGAGCTACCGGATATTTATTAACGAAAAAAGTTTCGCACGTGGCGTAAGTAACAAGCCAGTGAACATTCCGGAATTCGGAGAGGAAGTTATTGAGATAGTTGCGGCCAGTGATCTTACCAATATACTCAGACAGTTTCAGGAATTGATGACTGGCGGTACAAAAAAAGTGAGTTATCGTCTGACCGGCAAGGCC
Coding sequences:
- a CDS encoding alanine/glycine:cation symporter family protein, yielding MNVNIPLINISALDEVTKVLGKIAGYVWSMPLVILLVGSGVYFSIRLVFPQFRRIGHGIAVARGKYDNPDDPGDITHFQALCAALSATVGVGNIAGVAIALHAGGPGAIFWMWIAALFGMVTKFAECTLAQKYRVIHSDGSISGGPMYYIEKGMGSRFKWLAILFASCGLIATFGGGNMVQSNSMVIAFTDQFATQKFYNDTPLSRMNNGEETSKTDDTALVIKTHNGKTIEIDISQTKTVGGFLNTINYHPDNMSHAVKAEIATDRNSIEFTDLTDGKREFTLVSPDGGKLIKDLGFLNNDGSINKLSKNKISTVIPERIILKAILGIIISVIVGMVIIGGIKRIGKVASRLVPVMSSIYVAGALFIIFWNYDKIIDSFYLIFKHAFTPTAATGGFAGATVLYAITWGVRRAAFSNEAGLGSAPIAHAAAKTKEPVREGLVAMMGPLIDTIVICTMTALVIIITGEWTGKANSSVLTKNAFNAGIPYFGGVIVSIGLILFAISTAISWSYYGNRCVEYLFGRRAIMPYRWIYVIALFVGAVVRLEFVWNFSDITLGLMSLPNLIAIIALSGVVIGLTKDYFSRKHLRTN
- a CDS encoding NAD(P)/FAD-dependent oxidoreductase encodes the protein MRNEYDVVITGSGPSGSAAAKGLVNEGLHVLVLEKKRLPRYKICSGIIFKKSQNITEKYFGVIPKKAYVTPEYLKGVRFWSENENYKDYPFNKDGIGAPNVWRSEYDYWLVKNSGAEIKDCCALIDFNESNDYLLLKIHDILNDKIIDIKCKYLISAEGGKSLIRSKLDPGFEKGLKWFTAYQNYFEGSSNLNPNYYHGFLEPQYGEVYAWFSVKDGLLVFGTAAAKGKKIKPYLLKYTELLEKKFDLKCGKMVRKSGCIGNNMSPEGRFYLGKNNILLVGEAAGFLNAFGEGISCALTSGLFAAEAISKSIKSDSNTLELYAELTKRERKQTTASWKLGARLAGRDLMPI
- a CDS encoding DUF456 domain-containing protein, with the protein product MDILHITILTLSLMIMFGGLAGIVLPIIPSTPLIWVGVLIYAVCDGFKSISWSLVLIFGVLTILSVILDYFGGVIGAKKYGATKWGLIGSVIGGIAGFFMGGIIGLVFGPFFGAVLFELIFGKDFRSSLKSGIGTLVGFLGGAIAKLVIGVIIIGIFIWKVF
- a CDS encoding arginyltransferase; this translates as MILHRELDIGELSPCPYLPDRKKQIRYFLASELNESDISFLLEKGWRKFGVYFFQPSCPDCRECVPVRVLSDEFHPSKSQKRNMKKNRDIDVVFGPLKFSGRAFEIYQNHSKQRFSQECNLDEFITSFFSPSTPSLQSEYYLNGELIGLGFLDKGEDCLSSVYFIYDTKFSHLGLGTFSILKEIYHTQSLGLKYYCLGYYVKECQRMAYKNNFKPSEHYNWLKDKWEVTLV
- a CDS encoding response regulator is translated as MKIKAVVLEDDDSIRSLTCEILKDRGYEVFASSEPFFSPVYLNQECDCPEEYCTTIVITDINMPNMTGLEFIEHQRSMGCKFQNVAVMSGRWTNETLAHANRLGCQTFCKPFKVNEIKKWLDECEERLDHRDKLSNMQRRYN
- a CDS encoding LEA type 2 family protein yields the protein MVINVEQIKKLILPLLLAVFAGCASTIKLSEPPYITLSNINMLNVGVFEQRYRILIRIQNPNDVVIPIKGMSYRIFINEKSFARGVSNKPVNIPEFGEEVIEIVAASDLTNILRQFQELMTGGTKKVSYRLTGKAKLANRMRKLPFEYKGELDLNLDKKDGSNFFLSNP